The stretch of DNA ATGCGCAGCATCTCTTCGACGATTTCGTCTCGATGCTGGGAGTGAAGTAATGCCCCGGCGCGACGATCTACGGTCGATCCTGGTCATCGGATCGGGCCCGATCGTGATCGGACAGGGATGCGAGTTCGACTACTCGGGCACCCAGGCCGTGAAGGTACTGCGTGAGCAGGGCTATCGGACCGTGCTCGTCAACTCGAATCCGGCGACGATCATGACCGATCCCGAGTTCGCCGATGCCACCTATGTCGAACCGATCACCGCCGACATCCTCGAGACGATCATCGCCCGGGAGCGGCCGGACGCCCTCCTTCCGACCCTCGGTGGCCAGACGGCTCTCAACATCACGATGGAGCTCGCCCGTCTCGGCGTGCTGGCCAAGTATTCCGTTCAACTGATCGGCGCCGGACTCGACGCGATCGAAGCGGCAGAGGACCGCGGGCAGTTCAAGACCATCATGAACTCGATCGGAATGAGCACCGCCAAATCCGCATATGTGAAGACGCTGGACGAGGCACTGGAGGCGGTCGCCGAACTGGGGTATCCGGCCATGGTCCGCCCGAGCTTCATCCTCGGGGGCGGTGGCACCGGCATCGCCCACGACGAGGCCGAATTCCGCGCCATCGTCGCCGCCGGCCTCGACGCCTCACCGGTCGGCGAGGCGATCGTCGAAGAGGCGATCATCGGTTGGAAGGAGTATGAACTCGAGGTGATGCGCGACGCACACGACAACGCAGTCGTGGTGTGCTCGATCGAGAATCTCGATCCGATGGGTGTGCACACCGGCGACTCCGTCACCGTGGCTCCGGCGATGACTCTGTCCGACCGTGAGTACCAGGAGATGCGCGACGACGCCATCGCCTGCTTGCGAGCGATCGGGGTCGAGACGGGCGGCTCCAATGTGCAGTTTGCCGTCGACCCGGCCACGGGCCGCCGCATCATCGTGGAAATGAACCCGCGGGTGTCTCGCTCGTCGGCGCTGGCATCGAAGGCGACCGGGTTTCCCATCGCCAAGATCGCCACGCTGCTCGCGGTCGGCTACACCCTCGATGAGATTCGCAACGACATCACGGGGGTCACGCCCGCCTCGTTCGAGCCGGTACTCGACTATGTCGTCGTCAAGGTTCCCCGCTTCGACTTCGCCAAGTTCCCCTCGGTACCGCCGGCCCTGGGCACGTCGATGCAGAGCGTTGGCGAAGCGATGGCCATCGGCCGCACATTCCCCGAAGCACTCCAGAAGGCATTGCGAAGCCTCGAGACGGGCCACGCCGGATTGAACGCCGATCCGGCCGAGACGCAACTGTTGGCCGCAGAGACCCAAGCGCTCCTCGACCGCCTGACAGTGCCTTCTCCCGGCCGGCTCTTCGTGGTCGCCGAGCTGCTGCGGCGCGGTGTCGAAGTCGACGAGCTGGCGGACCTCACGTCGATCGACCCCTGGTTCATCGACGAGATCGCCGGTATCGTCGAGCTTCGCCTCGAACTCGAGGCCGCCGAGGCGGAACCGGCGCTCGCCCGGGTGGCGAAGCGTGCCGGATTCAGCGACGCACAACTCGCCTACCTGTGGGGCGACGACGAACAGACGGCGAGGGCCCGGCTCAGAGATTGGGACATCGCCCCCACGTTCAAGACGGTCGACACCTGCGCGGCCGAGTTCGCAGCCCAAACCCCTTATTTCTACGGCACCTACGAAGAAGAGGACGAAACACCTCCCCCCGGCGACCGGACCGTCATCGTGCTCGGGTCGGGTCCCAACCGGATCGGTCAGGGCATCGAGTTCGACTACTGCTGTGTCCACGCCTCACTCGCCCTCAAGGACGCCGGATACGAAACCGTCATGATCAACTGCAACCCGGAGACCGTCTCGACCGACTATGACACCTCCGACCGTCTCTACTTCGAGCCGCTCACCGTCGAGGACGTCCTCGCCGTGATCGACAAGGAGAAGCCGCACGCGGTGGTCGTTCAACTCGGTGGTCAGACGCCGCTGCGTCTCGCCCGCCCGCTTCAGGCTGCAGGTGTCCCGATCGCCGGTACGTCGCCCGACGCCATCGACGTCGCCGAGGACAGGGAACGGTTCTCCGACCTGTGTCGCAAGCTCGGGGTGCCCCAGCCACCGCACGGGACGGCGACGTCACGAGCCCAGGCGCAGGACATCGCGGACACCGTCGGTTTCCCCGTTCTGGTTCGGCCGTCGTATGTCCTGGGGGGAAGGGCCATGCGTATCGTCTATACGGGCGATGAGTTGTCGGCGTACCTCGATGAGTTCGCCGGCAACTCGCTGGGCGACGAGACCGGCTTCAACGAGGCGCCACTGCTGATCGACCGATTCCTCGAAGCCGCCACCGAGGTGGATCTCGATGCGGTGTTCGACGGTCATGAGCTC from Gammaproteobacteria bacterium encodes:
- the carB gene encoding carbamoyl-phosphate synthase large subunit codes for the protein MPRRDDLRSILVIGSGPIVIGQGCEFDYSGTQAVKVLREQGYRTVLVNSNPATIMTDPEFADATYVEPITADILETIIARERPDALLPTLGGQTALNITMELARLGVLAKYSVQLIGAGLDAIEAAEDRGQFKTIMNSIGMSTAKSAYVKTLDEALEAVAELGYPAMVRPSFILGGGGTGIAHDEAEFRAIVAAGLDASPVGEAIVEEAIIGWKEYELEVMRDAHDNAVVVCSIENLDPMGVHTGDSVTVAPAMTLSDREYQEMRDDAIACLRAIGVETGGSNVQFAVDPATGRRIIVEMNPRVSRSSALASKATGFPIAKIATLLAVGYTLDEIRNDITGVTPASFEPVLDYVVVKVPRFDFAKFPSVPPALGTSMQSVGEAMAIGRTFPEALQKALRSLETGHAGLNADPAETQLLAAETQALLDRLTVPSPGRLFVVAELLRRGVEVDELADLTSIDPWFIDEIAGIVELRLELEAAEAEPALARVAKRAGFSDAQLAYLWGDDEQTARARLRDWDIAPTFKTVDTCAAEFAAQTPYFYGTYEEEDETPPPGDRTVIVLGSGPNRIGQGIEFDYCCVHASLALKDAGYETVMINCNPETVSTDYDTSDRLYFEPLTVEDVLAVIDKEKPHAVVVQLGGQTPLRLARPLQAAGVPIAGTSPDAIDVAEDRERFSDLCRKLGVPQPPHGTATSRAQAQDIADTVGFPVLVRPSYVLGGRAMRIVYTGDELSAYLDEFAGNSLGDETGFNEAPLLIDRFLEAATEVDLDAVFDGHELYIGGVMEHVEEAGVHSGDSACVLPPMTLSPEAHRRILDYTERLARGLDVCGLLNIQFAIKGADVFVLEANPRASRTVPFVSKATGVPLAKVASRVMLGETLADLRGIGLLPDRDDAAPTFVAVKEAVLPWPRFPAEDTILGPEMRATGEVMGLADSVGAAYAKALLGSGHMIPTDGTLFISLADRDKPTGLQVGRIFADLGFRILATHGTSEYLNRNGVAASHVDKVGDGPWDPVRLVEEGLISIVINTPRGRRARGDGGLIRRAATRNRVPCVTTIQGGLAVAQSLQSGLDAVTEVESLQQYHQRATR